The following proteins come from a genomic window of Alosa alosa isolate M-15738 ecotype Scorff River chromosome 2, AALO_Geno_1.1, whole genome shotgun sequence:
- the LOC125287757 gene encoding protocadherin gamma-A12-like: MWTGFWICSFSTKLLFFTISVVRLPGSNGDLSYTIPEEMKRGAVVGNIAKDLGMDSRGLLSRKARLDLKGTRKRFCDINVQSGEAVIAERIDREELCSSKVSCSLKYELVLEEPLELHQILVQIQDVNDNSPRFSSDEIKLEIHESAVRGTRFPLKEAHDLDVGRNGIQGYSLEKNEHFTLAVHSNADGGKRSELVLDKELDREQEQEVTLLLTATDGGTPPRSGTVPIHVTVLDANDNLPVFSQSVYKASLPENSPLGTVVLTISATDADEGANGEVTYEFSRISDRAARLFTIDKISGEVKVSGPIDFEDETEYEIGVQASDASGLASNAKIFIEITDVNDNAPVIFLKSLKNPVPENMSPGTEIGIINVQDEDSEGDRPVRCTIQPNVPFKLNPSIRNYFSLVTTSELDREQISDYNITITATDDGVTPLSSSKTIKLSVSDVNDNPPVFKHQSYSAYVTENNKPGSSVCSVTARDPDWRQNGTVFYSLLPSEVNGVPVSSYVSINGDTGVIHAVRAFDYEQFRSFKVQVVARDNGSPPLSSNVTVSVFITDENDNSPQILYPTPEGLRTNSFMTEMVPKAALSGSLVSKVIAVDADSGQNAWLSYQIVKSTDPGLFTIGLHSGEIRAQRDISESDSMKQNLVISVKDNGQPSLSTTCAVYLLISDNLAEVPELKDMSYEESNSKLTSYLIIALV; encoded by the coding sequence ATGTGGACAGGATTCTGGATTTGCAGTTTTTCTACCAAACTTCTATTTTTTACCATTTCTGTTGTCCGTCTCCCCGGCAGTAATGGAGATTTGAGCTATACTATACCAGAGGAGATGAAGCGAGGAGCTGTGGTCGGTAACATAGCGAAGGACCTCGGGATGGATTCCAGAGGATTATTATCACGTAAAGCTCGGTTAGATTTGAAGGGTACTCGCAAACGTTTTTGTGATATTAATGTGCAATCTGGAGAGGCTGTCATTGCGGAAAGGATTGACCGAGAAGAATTGTGCAGTTCCAAGGTTTCTTGCTCTTTAAAGTACGAACTTGTCTTGGAAGAACCATTAGAATTGCATCAGATATTGGTGCAAATTCAAGATGTAAACGATAACTCACCTCGGTTTTCAAGCGATGAAATTAAACTTGAAATCCACGAATCCGCAGTAAGAGGCACACGCTTTCCATTGAAAGAGGCACACGACTTGGACGTGGGGCGGAATGGCATACAAGGCTATTCGCTGGAAAAGAACGAGCATTTCACTTTGGCTGTTCATTCGAATGCCGACGGAGGTAAACGCAGTGAATTAGTTTTAGACAAAGAGCTAGACCGTGAGCAGGAGCAAGAGGTGACGTTATTGCTTACTGCTACAGACGGAGGTACACCGCCAAGATCCGGTACTGTACCCATACATGTTACTGTACTTGATGCAAACGATAATTTACCAGTATTCAGTCAATCTGTGTATAAAGCCAGTCTACCTGAAAACTCCCCTTTAGGCACAGTGGTTCTCACTATAAGCGCCACCGATGCAGATGAAGGAGCGAACGGGGAGGTCACATATGAATTTAGTCGCATATCTGATAGAGCTGCAAGGCTCTTCACAATAGACAAAATCAGTGGAGAGGTGAAAGTGTCTGGACCAATAGACTTTGAGGATGAGACTGAGTATGAAATTGGAGTCCAGGCATCAGATGCCTCTGGGTTAGCCTCCAATGCCAAAATATTTATAGAAATAACTGATGTAAATGATAATGCACCTGTGATATTTCTAAAGTCACTGAAAAATCCAGTCCCAGAAAATATGTCGCCTGGCACAGAAATTGGAATTATTAATGTACAAGATGAGGATTCAGAGGGTGATCGTCCCGTCCGCTGCACTATTCAGCCGAATGTTCCTTTTAAATTAAATCCATCAATAAGGAATTATTTTTCACTAGTAACTACTAGTGAACTTGATCGAGAACAAATTAGTGATTACAATATAACCATCACTGCTACTGATGATGGTGTGACACCATTGTCATCCTCCAAAACTATTAAATTATCAGTGTCTGATGTAAATGATAACCCTCCTGTATTTAAACATCAGTCCTACAGCGCATATGTGACTGAGAATAACAAGCCTGGCTCCTCTGTCTGTTCTGTTACTGCGAGAGACCCAGACTGGAGACAGAATGGCACAGTGTTCTACTCTCTGTTGCCCAGTGAGGTCAATGGTGTTCCGGTCTCCTCATATGTATCCATTAATGGAGACACAGGGGTGATCCATGCTGTGAGGGCCTTTGACTATGAGCAGTTCAGAAGCTTCAAAGTTCAGGTTGTAGCCAGAGACAATGGTTCTCCTCCACTCAGCAGCAacgtgactgtgagtgtgttcatAACAGATGAGAATGATAACTCTCCTCAGATATTATACCCTACTCCAGAAGGACTGAGGACCAACTCCTTCATGACTGAGATGGTTCCTAAAGCTGCTCTTTCTGGCTCGCTGGTCTCCAAAGTGATCGCTGTTGATGCTGACTCTGGACAGAACGCGTGGCTGTCGTATCAGATCGTGAAGTCCACTGATCCGGGACTTTTCACTATTGGTCTCCACAGTGGAGAGATCAGGGCTCAGAGGGACATTTCTGAATCTGACAGCATGAAGCAGAACCTTGTGATCTCAGTGAAAGATAACggacagccctctctctctacaaccTGTGCCGTATATTTACTCATCTCTGATAACTTGGCTGAAGTTCCTGAGCTGAAGGACATGTCTTATGAGGAAAGCAATTCTAAACTCACATCTTATCTGATCATTGCTCTGGTG